A part of Ictalurus furcatus strain D&B chromosome 8, Billie_1.0, whole genome shotgun sequence genomic DNA contains:
- the LOC128611702 gene encoding mixed lineage kinase domain-like protein: protein MDFVDPILSIAEKLYELCGEAKANKKRCRRLAVRVSALVELVKAVKLSGLGKMPDQVKRGLQELKVTLESAEEVVKKYASSSCLKRIVKAFDLGEEFGSLNERLNDAAQLLSLSLQVEQRDRMDKVFKENRRKKEDEDDRREDCEELQNLLQSLADEKEQTRVSVDAVQVKVEQTQKDVQDIKGILESLRRPSIHLQDIREIRPEELTYDVPIEPIMKSDNSELFKGEYNKFTVAIKRYTYPVSTSPKQVRSIFHKEVETMKRFESPHILRMFGICVQNEHGLNPTYLIVMEFCEKGNLRHVLDSPSKLPWDRKTRMCLDAAQGLYRLHQSEEKFKVHGCITSSKFLVAAGYRVKLGGFELAKTETSLKNSKENKNSSMMYISPQQLKDINHPYDKACEIYSFGIVLWEIATRQVPFKDCSSYSKMYKKVWVEKTVEPLSHDCPSQLKELINACRSFEPFQRPSAGVLVDKLRKLAQQNDED, encoded by the exons ATGGATTTCGTAGACCCGATCCTGAGCATAGCAGAGAAATTGTATGAACTGTGTGGTGAGGCAAAAGCCAACAAGAAGCGCTGCAGGCGTCTGGCTGTGCGTGTGTCTGCACTGGTAGAGCTCGTCAAAGCCGTGAAGCTCAGTGGCTTGGGAAAAATGCCAGACCAAGTAAAGAGGGGCTTGCAAGAGCTTAAAGTGACTTTGGAGTCGGCTGAAGAAGTTGTGAAGAAATACGCCTCATCCAGTTGCCTGAAACGCATTGTGAAGGCATTTGACCTTGGCGAGGAGTTCGGGAGCTTGAACGAGCGTCTGAACGATGCGGCACAGCTGCTCTCGCTGAGCCTGCAGGTGgaacagagagacaggatgGATAAGGTGTTTAAAGAGAAcaggaggaagaaggaggatGAAGATGACAGAAGAGAGGACTGTGAGGAGCTCCAGAATT tgctTCAGTCTTTGGCAGATGAGAAAGAACAGACTAGAGTGAGTGTGGATGCTGTGCAAGTGAAAGTCGAACAAACTCAGAAAGACGTTCAGGACATTAAAGGCATACTGGAATCGT TGAGAAGACCCAGCATTCATTTGCAGGATATTAGAGAAATCAGACCTGAGGAGCTAACCTATGACGTTCCCATTGAGCCAATCATGAAGTCTGACAATTCTGAATTGTTCAAAGGAGAATATAACAAGTTCACTGTGGCCATCAAGAGATACACGTATCCAGTGAGCACCAGCCCAAA ACAAGTGAGGAGCATATTTCATAAGGAAGTGGAGACTATGAAACGCTTTGAGTCACCCCACATCCTCAGGATGTTCGGGATCTGCGTTCAGAATGAGCACG GACTAAATCCAACCTACCTCATAGTGATGGAGTTCTGTGAGAAGGGCAATCTAAGACATGTGCTGGACAGTCCCAGCAAACTACCCTGGGACAGAAAAACTCGCATGTGTCTAGATGCAGCGCAAGGACTATACAG ACTGCATCAGTCAGAAGAGAAGTTTAAGGTGCATGGTTGCATCACTAGCAGCAAGTTTCTAGTGGCAGCTGGCTACAGAGTAAAG CTTGGAGGATTTGAGTTGGCAAAGACTGAAACATCCCTAAAGAACAGTAAAGAGAATAAGAACAGCTCGATGATGTACATTTCTCCACAGCAGCTGAAAGACATAAACCATCCGTATGACAAAGCCTGTGAGATCTACAG TTTTGGCATTGTTCTGTGGGAGATAGCAACACGTCAAGTCCCCTTTAAAG ATTGCTCCTCTTATAGTAAAATGTATAAGAAGGTCTGGGTGGAAAAGACGGTGGAACCGCTGTCACATGACTGTCCCAGTCAGCTCAAGGAGCTGATTAATGCCTGCCGTTCGTTTGAGCCGTTCCAGAGGCCTTCTGCTGGAG TGTTGGTGGACAAGCTACGCAAACTAGCACAGCAGAATGATGAGGACTAA
- the hic1l gene encoding hypermethylated in cancer 1 like isoform X1, whose translation MFCLKKMNNNNLVLFVLLCSHLNEKHQGQEMELSNYASQLLLQLNQQRSKGFLCDVVVMVDNTLFRAHKSVLAAASSYFKSLVLHDNLIHLDAELVEPAVFQKILDFIYTGKLCEESQGTEHMQNLSAFLTVANYLQLHDLASLCTSKLESGNMSCKGSLRTQNLPFSPASKHLIKREAEDTSSDIEVYANMVPPKKRHNGENKRSSGGKQSFGLDLTKKSNRAVNNDISSMQEYSQSSVSKTAANTLRSGMERKGSLEKTRGLDAFDGTQEWRKTPSRERSRRKGNVNGYMPAIKGGSQNHVRENSQEQPQDGGSNGASPNFVYRQESYLEPSQGDNSYVCIPCGKGFPSSESLNSHVESHTDADVNLGQDKEEGDEDPPTAGTQEALEVIDKSPSKPYKELDTLRPFPCNICGKMFTQRGTMTRHMRSHLGLKPFACDECGMRFTRQYRLTEHMRVHSGEKPYECHVCGGKFTQQRNLISHMRMHTSPN comes from the coding sequence atgttttgtttaaaaaaaatgaataataataaccttGTACTTTTTGTCCTGCTGTGTAGTCACCTCAATGAAAAACATCAAGGGCAGGAGATGGAGCTCTCAAATTATGCCAGCCAACTGCTGCTGCAGCTCAACCAGCAACGCTCCAAGGGCTTCTTGTGCGACGTCGTCGTTATGGTGGATAACACACTCTTTCGAGCTCATAAAAGCGTCCTCGCCGCCGCCAGCAGCTACTTCAAGTCCCTCGTCCTGCATGATAACCTCATCCACCTCGATGCCGAGTTGGTGGAGCCAGCCGTGTTCCAGAAAATTCTGGACTTCATTTACACTGGCAAGCTATGTGAGGAGAGTCAGGGGACAGAGCATATGCAGAATCTGAGCGCCTTTCTCACTGTCGCTAACTACCTCCAGCTCCATGACCTGGCGAGTCTGTGTACCAGCAAACTCGAGTCTGGTAACATGTCCTGCAAGGGTTCTTTACGCACCCAGAATCTGCCTTTTTCACCTGCCTCGAAACACCTGATCAAGCGGGAGGCAGAAGACACTTCGTCTGACATCGAAGTATATGCAAACATGGTCCCTCCAAAGAAAAGACACAACGGCGAGAACAAACGCAGCTCAGGCGGCAAGCAAAGCTTTGGGCTGGATTTGACCAAGAAGTCAAACCGTGCTGTAAATAATGACATCAGCAGCATGCAGGAGTACTCGCAGTCCTCTGTTTCCAAGACCGCTGCTAATACTCTACGGTCAGGTATGGAGAGAAAAGGCTCCCTGGAGAAGACCAGGGGCCTGGATGCTTTTGATGGAACGCAGGAATGGAGAAAGACACCTTCTAGAGAGCGCTCCAGAAGGAAAGGCAACGTCAATGGTTATATGCCTGCGATCAAAGGTGGAAGCCAAAACCATGTCAGAGAAAATTCCCAAGAGCAGCCACAAGACGGCGGATCCAACGGTGCCAGTCCTAACTTTGTCTACAGACAGGAGTCCTACCTCGAACCATCTCAGGGGGACAACAGTTATGTCTGTATCCCATGTGGAAAAGGATTCCCGTCTTCAGAAAGCCTCAATTCCCATGTCGAATCACACACGGATGCGGACGTGAATCTCGGCCAGGACAAAGAGGAAGGGGACGAAGATCCTCCCACTGCTGGCACCCAAGAAGCCCTAGAGGTCATCGATAAAAGCCCGTCGAAGCCGTACAAAGAGCTGGACACTCTGCGACCGTTCCCTTGCAACATCTGCGGCAAAATGTTCACGCAGCGTGGCACCATGACCCGCCACATGCGCAGTCATCTGGGCCTGAAGCCATTTGCCTGCGATGAGTGCGGCATGCGCTTCACACGGCAGTACCGCCTCACCGAGCACATGCGTGTCCACTCGGGAGAGAAGCCCTACGAGTGTCATGTCTGCGGGGGCAAGTTTACACAACAAAGAAACCTCATCAGCCACATGCGCATGCATACTTCCCCAAATTAG
- the LOC128611528 gene encoding FYVE, RhoGEF and PH domain-containing protein 6, with amino-acid sequence MERRTGPVTGVEKPPLAPKPKFVPLQKTVPQALNVDCSQPQINTEKSKPCLSRLPTPEWKPVAIFTSEYQSNFQKQLDSTQGLLHSQIKCKSEINSGQASASTSHNIREFSGDRLKPMQVIHGQSHGTVKNNLNLTNGSVGSERNATSIPHASHDSSPTRLQPKFTESNQVLLNNRQRRHSADEQNGNLSSVLLPLQKASPIPVQNKLKSSHGGEPEKPDITSQKSGGHVKRQYKAFTVKENTLAAFYKEERTVTPRKQTTHEKKSRSRLETPNDNVELPGHYPYWKALSSQQNTGQAVPNNTTSESTPKKKSGTTLKPKVKSLTHADLHQSDGQRKSSFKKLKEFEFSVKKLFSKGGQGPETTTGRDEQSVDEDWQATRNQNRSQIQIPQYRTHHVNTQYDQFSIEHSVDGDGVYEHLYEDMPDNINVCIPKSPGIQTQPKPPIWQRNFYNKEERMSGKTQFLGEFNTRVRQDYNESQVYDEIICSDDAFEREFESSSEEEDEDEITTSPIKWKNQDSKRTKLSHIAKEIVSSEKVFVGVLKLLHINFRDAVMKASLQAGKPVIDEKNLNQILFSLPQLYELNQDLLRELEERMAHWNEHSGIADIFLKKGPYLKMYSSYIYEFDKNVALLEEQCKKSPAFAKVVQEFESSPCCANLALKHYMLKPIQRLPQYQLLLTDYFENLDEDSPDYKDAQATLSIVKEVANHANETMKRGDNFQKLMQVQCSLIGYHEIVKPGRVLLKEGILLKLSRKVMQPRMFFLFNDALMNSTPLQSGQYKLNNELSLSGMKVSKPSQEGYQNELNLESVERSFILSASSPASRDEWLEAISNAIEDYTKKMTTFLPSSKGPEEGDRDSLDSAAQLGTKAPIWIPDLRATMCMICTCEFTLTWRRHHCRACGRVVCQACSVNKHPLEYLKNRPARVCDQCFEILQHNSSGNQALGSAFISPNSKSFHFRKQKKIPAALKEVSANTDGSSMSGYLDRMKSNKRQWKRLWFVIKDKVLYTYAASEDVAALESLPLLGFSLTEDDPVSAQQFQLYHKDKIFYIFRTEDPHIYNRWVKAFCEAMVL; translated from the exons ATGGAGAGGCGGACAG GGCCTGTAACGGGTGTGGAAAAGCCACCTTTAGCCCCTAAACCAAAGTTTGTTCCACTACAAAAAACAGTTCCCCAAGCACTTAACGTGGACTGTTCCCAACCACAAATAAACACTGAGAAATCAAAGCCATGTCTTTCTAGACTACCTACACCAGAATGGAAACCTGTTGCTATTTTCACCAGTGAGTATCAGTCAAATTTTCAAAAACAATTGGACAGCACCCAGGGTTTGCTGCATTCCCAAATTAAGTGCAAATCTGAGATCAATTCAGGTCAAGCATCAGCCAGCACTTCTCACAATATACGTGAGTTTTCAGGTGACCGACTGAAGCCAATGCAAGTAATCCATGGCCAGAGCCATGGGACTGTGAAAAACAATCTGAATCTTACAAATGGTTCAGTGggttctgaaagaaatgcaaccAGCATACCTCATGCTTCTCATGATTCTTCACCAACCAGATTGCAACCCAAATTCACAGAGTCTAACCAAGTCCTGTTAAACAACCGACAGCGTAGACACTCTGCTGATGAACAGAATGGCAATTTGTCCTCTGTTCTGCTTCCTCTTCAAAAGGCCTCACCAATCCCTGTGCAGAATAAACTAAAAAGCAGCCATGGTGGAGAACCAGAGAAGCCTGACATCACCTCACAGAAGTCAGGAGGACATGTTAAACGACAATATAAAGCTTTTACGGTGAAAGAGAATACACTAGCTGCATTTTACAAAGAAGAAAGAACTGTTACTCCCAGAAAACAGACTACACATGAGAAGAAATCCAGAAGTAGACTAGAAACCCCAAATGACAATGTGGAACTGCCGGGACATTATCCATACTGGAAAGCCCTTTCATCGCAACAAAATACAGGCCAGGCTGTGCCTAATAACACCACATCAGAAAGCACACCAAAGAAAAAATCTGGTACTACATTGAAGCCTAAAGTGAAGTCTCTGACCCACGCAGACCTGCATCAGTCAGATGGCCAGAGGAAGTCATCCTTCAAGAAGTTAAAGGAGTTTGAATTCTCAGTGAAAAAGTTGTTCTCCAAGGGAGGACAAGGTCCAGAGACAACCACAGGTAGAGATGAGCAATCTGTGGACGAGGACTGGCAGGCTACCAGGAACCAAAACAGAAGCCAAATTCAAATACCACAGTACAGAACACACCATGTCAATACCCAGTATGATCAATTTAGCATCGAGCATAGCGTGGATGGAGATGGTGTATATGAGCATTTATATGAAGACATGCCAGATAATATAAACGTTTGTATTCCAAAAAGCCCAGGAATACAGACACAACCAAAACCCCCAATTTGGCAGAGAAACTTCTACaataaagaagaaagaatgagTGGAAAAACGCAATTTCTTGGAGAATTCAACACCAGAGTGAGACAGGACTATAATGAGAG CCAAGTATATGATGAGATCATCTGCTCAGATGATGCATTTGAAAGGGAATTTGAAAGCAgctcagaagaagaagacgaagatgAAATAACAACCAGTCCAATCAAATGGAAGAATCAG GACTCCAAGAGGACTAAGTTGTCTCACATCGCTAAAGAGATCGTGAGTTCGGAGAAAGT GTTTGTGGGTGTGTTGAAGCTTCTCCATATT AATTTTCGGGATGCTGTGATGAAGGCCTCCTTGCAGGCTGGGAAGCCTGTGATTGATGAGAAGAACCTCAATCAGATCCTGTTTTCACTACCACAGCTCTATGAGCTCAACCAGGATTTACTGAGGGAGCTGGAGGAACGTATGGCACACTG GAATGAGCATTCCGGCATAGCAGATATCTTTTTAAAGAAAGGGCCATACCTGAAAATGTACTCTAGCTACATCTACGAGTTTGACAAGAATGTGGCTCTACTGGAGGAGCAGTGCAAGAAGAGCCCGGCTTTTGCAAAGGTCGTTCAGGAATTTGAG AGCAGTCCATGCTGTGCTAATCTCGCCCTGAAACACTACATGTTGAAGCCCATTCAGAGACTCCCCCAGTATCAGCTCCTTCTCACAG ACTATTTTGAGAATCTTGATGAAGACTCTCCAGATTACAAAGATGCACAAG CTACACTCAGTATAGTAAAGGAAGTGGCAAACCATGCCAATGAAACCATGAAGCGAGGG GATAACTTCCAGAAACTGATGCAAGTCCAGTGCAGCCTGATTGGATACCATGAAATTGTGAAGCCGGGCAGG gTCTTATTGAAAGAGGGTATCTTGCTGAAATTATCTAGGAAAGTTATGCAACCTCGAATGTTCTTCTTA TTCAATGACGCACTGATGAACAGTACACCCCTCCAGTCAGGCCAATACAAGCTGAACAATGAGCTCTCTTTGTCTGGAATGAAG GTCAGTAAGCCAAGTCAAGAAGGATATCAGAATGAGCTGAACCTCGAAAGTGTCGAACGTTCTTTTATTCTGTCTGCCAG TTCTCCTGCAAGTCGAGACGAGTGGCTTGAGGCAATTTCCAATGCTATTGAAGATTACACCAAGAAAATGACCACATTTCTCCCCTCAAGCAAAGGTCCTGAAGAG ggagacagagacagcttGGACAGTGCAGCCCAGCTCGGAACCAAGGCCCCTATCTGGATCCCGGACCTGCGGGCCACCATGTGTATGATCTGCACCTGCGAGTTCACTCTGACCTGGAGGAGGCATCACTGCAGAGCCTGTGGAAGG GTGGTATGTCAGGCCTGCTCGGTCAATAAGCATCCTCTGGAGTATCTGAAGAATCGACCTGCACGTGTGTGTGATCAGTGCTTTGAGATTCTACAGCATAACAGCTCAG GTAACCAGGCACTAGGTAGTGCTTTTATTTCCCCAAATTCCAAATCGTTTCACTTTAGAAAGCAGAAGAAGATCCCAGCAGCCCTGAAAGAG GTCTCAGCAAACACAGATGGCTCATCCATGAGCGGTTATCTGGACAGAATGAAGTCCAATAAGAGACAATGGAAGAGGCTCTGGTTTGTCATCAAGGATAAAGTGCTGTACACTTATGCTGCCAGTGAG GACGTAGCAGCTTTAGAAAGCCTGCCTCTCCTCGGCTTCTCTCTCACGGAAGACGATCCGGTATCAGCTCAGCAGTTTCAGCTTTACCACAAAGACAAGATCTTCTACATCTTTAGGACTGAGGACCCCCATATCTACAACAG gtGGGTCAAAGCTTTCTGTGAAGCCATGGTTCTTTAG
- the hic1l gene encoding hypermethylated in cancer 1 like isoform X2 produces the protein MSDPALCPQLPNNHLNEKHQGQEMELSNYASQLLLQLNQQRSKGFLCDVVVMVDNTLFRAHKSVLAAASSYFKSLVLHDNLIHLDAELVEPAVFQKILDFIYTGKLCEESQGTEHMQNLSAFLTVANYLQLHDLASLCTSKLESGNMSCKGSLRTQNLPFSPASKHLIKREAEDTSSDIEVYANMVPPKKRHNGENKRSSGGKQSFGLDLTKKSNRAVNNDISSMQEYSQSSVSKTAANTLRSGMERKGSLEKTRGLDAFDGTQEWRKTPSRERSRRKGNVNGYMPAIKGGSQNHVRENSQEQPQDGGSNGASPNFVYRQESYLEPSQGDNSYVCIPCGKGFPSSESLNSHVESHTDADVNLGQDKEEGDEDPPTAGTQEALEVIDKSPSKPYKELDTLRPFPCNICGKMFTQRGTMTRHMRSHLGLKPFACDECGMRFTRQYRLTEHMRVHSGEKPYECHVCGGKFTQQRNLISHMRMHTSPN, from the exons atgtctgaccctgcactctgcccccagcttcctaacaa TCACCTCAATGAAAAACATCAAGGGCAGGAGATGGAGCTCTCAAATTATGCCAGCCAACTGCTGCTGCAGCTCAACCAGCAACGCTCCAAGGGCTTCTTGTGCGACGTCGTCGTTATGGTGGATAACACACTCTTTCGAGCTCATAAAAGCGTCCTCGCCGCCGCCAGCAGCTACTTCAAGTCCCTCGTCCTGCATGATAACCTCATCCACCTCGATGCCGAGTTGGTGGAGCCAGCCGTGTTCCAGAAAATTCTGGACTTCATTTACACTGGCAAGCTATGTGAGGAGAGTCAGGGGACAGAGCATATGCAGAATCTGAGCGCCTTTCTCACTGTCGCTAACTACCTCCAGCTCCATGACCTGGCGAGTCTGTGTACCAGCAAACTCGAGTCTGGTAACATGTCCTGCAAGGGTTCTTTACGCACCCAGAATCTGCCTTTTTCACCTGCCTCGAAACACCTGATCAAGCGGGAGGCAGAAGACACTTCGTCTGACATCGAAGTATATGCAAACATGGTCCCTCCAAAGAAAAGACACAACGGCGAGAACAAACGCAGCTCAGGCGGCAAGCAAAGCTTTGGGCTGGATTTGACCAAGAAGTCAAACCGTGCTGTAAATAATGACATCAGCAGCATGCAGGAGTACTCGCAGTCCTCTGTTTCCAAGACCGCTGCTAATACTCTACGGTCAGGTATGGAGAGAAAAGGCTCCCTGGAGAAGACCAGGGGCCTGGATGCTTTTGATGGAACGCAGGAATGGAGAAAGACACCTTCTAGAGAGCGCTCCAGAAGGAAAGGCAACGTCAATGGTTATATGCCTGCGATCAAAGGTGGAAGCCAAAACCATGTCAGAGAAAATTCCCAAGAGCAGCCACAAGACGGCGGATCCAACGGTGCCAGTCCTAACTTTGTCTACAGACAGGAGTCCTACCTCGAACCATCTCAGGGGGACAACAGTTATGTCTGTATCCCATGTGGAAAAGGATTCCCGTCTTCAGAAAGCCTCAATTCCCATGTCGAATCACACACGGATGCGGACGTGAATCTCGGCCAGGACAAAGAGGAAGGGGACGAAGATCCTCCCACTGCTGGCACCCAAGAAGCCCTAGAGGTCATCGATAAAAGCCCGTCGAAGCCGTACAAAGAGCTGGACACTCTGCGACCGTTCCCTTGCAACATCTGCGGCAAAATGTTCACGCAGCGTGGCACCATGACCCGCCACATGCGCAGTCATCTGGGCCTGAAGCCATTTGCCTGCGATGAGTGCGGCATGCGCTTCACACGGCAGTACCGCCTCACCGAGCACATGCGTGTCCACTCGGGAGAGAAGCCCTACGAGTGTCATGTCTGCGGGGGCAAGTTTACACAACAAAGAAACCTCATCAGCCACATGCGCATGCATACTTCCCCAAATTAG
- the hic1l gene encoding hypermethylated in cancer 1 like isoform X3 — MELSNYASQLLLQLNQQRSKGFLCDVVVMVDNTLFRAHKSVLAAASSYFKSLVLHDNLIHLDAELVEPAVFQKILDFIYTGKLCEESQGTEHMQNLSAFLTVANYLQLHDLASLCTSKLESGNMSCKGSLRTQNLPFSPASKHLIKREAEDTSSDIEVYANMVPPKKRHNGENKRSSGGKQSFGLDLTKKSNRAVNNDISSMQEYSQSSVSKTAANTLRSGMERKGSLEKTRGLDAFDGTQEWRKTPSRERSRRKGNVNGYMPAIKGGSQNHVRENSQEQPQDGGSNGASPNFVYRQESYLEPSQGDNSYVCIPCGKGFPSSESLNSHVESHTDADVNLGQDKEEGDEDPPTAGTQEALEVIDKSPSKPYKELDTLRPFPCNICGKMFTQRGTMTRHMRSHLGLKPFACDECGMRFTRQYRLTEHMRVHSGEKPYECHVCGGKFTQQRNLISHMRMHTSPN; from the coding sequence ATGGAGCTCTCAAATTATGCCAGCCAACTGCTGCTGCAGCTCAACCAGCAACGCTCCAAGGGCTTCTTGTGCGACGTCGTCGTTATGGTGGATAACACACTCTTTCGAGCTCATAAAAGCGTCCTCGCCGCCGCCAGCAGCTACTTCAAGTCCCTCGTCCTGCATGATAACCTCATCCACCTCGATGCCGAGTTGGTGGAGCCAGCCGTGTTCCAGAAAATTCTGGACTTCATTTACACTGGCAAGCTATGTGAGGAGAGTCAGGGGACAGAGCATATGCAGAATCTGAGCGCCTTTCTCACTGTCGCTAACTACCTCCAGCTCCATGACCTGGCGAGTCTGTGTACCAGCAAACTCGAGTCTGGTAACATGTCCTGCAAGGGTTCTTTACGCACCCAGAATCTGCCTTTTTCACCTGCCTCGAAACACCTGATCAAGCGGGAGGCAGAAGACACTTCGTCTGACATCGAAGTATATGCAAACATGGTCCCTCCAAAGAAAAGACACAACGGCGAGAACAAACGCAGCTCAGGCGGCAAGCAAAGCTTTGGGCTGGATTTGACCAAGAAGTCAAACCGTGCTGTAAATAATGACATCAGCAGCATGCAGGAGTACTCGCAGTCCTCTGTTTCCAAGACCGCTGCTAATACTCTACGGTCAGGTATGGAGAGAAAAGGCTCCCTGGAGAAGACCAGGGGCCTGGATGCTTTTGATGGAACGCAGGAATGGAGAAAGACACCTTCTAGAGAGCGCTCCAGAAGGAAAGGCAACGTCAATGGTTATATGCCTGCGATCAAAGGTGGAAGCCAAAACCATGTCAGAGAAAATTCCCAAGAGCAGCCACAAGACGGCGGATCCAACGGTGCCAGTCCTAACTTTGTCTACAGACAGGAGTCCTACCTCGAACCATCTCAGGGGGACAACAGTTATGTCTGTATCCCATGTGGAAAAGGATTCCCGTCTTCAGAAAGCCTCAATTCCCATGTCGAATCACACACGGATGCGGACGTGAATCTCGGCCAGGACAAAGAGGAAGGGGACGAAGATCCTCCCACTGCTGGCACCCAAGAAGCCCTAGAGGTCATCGATAAAAGCCCGTCGAAGCCGTACAAAGAGCTGGACACTCTGCGACCGTTCCCTTGCAACATCTGCGGCAAAATGTTCACGCAGCGTGGCACCATGACCCGCCACATGCGCAGTCATCTGGGCCTGAAGCCATTTGCCTGCGATGAGTGCGGCATGCGCTTCACACGGCAGTACCGCCTCACCGAGCACATGCGTGTCCACTCGGGAGAGAAGCCCTACGAGTGTCATGTCTGCGGGGGCAAGTTTACACAACAAAGAAACCTCATCAGCCACATGCGCATGCATACTTCCCCAAATTAG